One window from the genome of Fulvivirga lutea encodes:
- a CDS encoding TAT-variant-translocated molybdopterin oxidoreductase, which yields MKDNKKTYWKGIEQLSNDPEFVKKAESEFPEFLPTGNGEGEGSTRRDFLKLMGFGVAAVSLAACEAPVRKAIPYVNKPVDVDPGIPNYYASTYASGGDYCSIVVKTREGRPIKIEGNKLSKITQGGTSAQVDASVLSLYDNERLRGPKAGDKNTDWETLDKEVMTKLGSIAAQGGAIRIVSNTVLSPTTKKVISDFQAKYPTTEHVAYDPISSEGMLAANESSFGKRAIPSYDFSKADVIVSFTADFLGTWISPIEFTKQYSKTRKLNDGKKTMSRHYQFESNLSLTGSNADYRTMIKPSDEGKAVAALYNAVAAKTGGSSVSGAGKYPNIDKAAADLLKAKGKSIVVSGSNNEGVQTLVNGINSMLSNYGKTIDLDKHANFRQGNASAMDKFITDAKGGQVAAVVFYNCNPVYNHTRGGELKAALAKVSLKVSTSDRPDETAVACDYIAPDHHYLESWNDAEPKKGSYSLAQPTITPIFKTRQAQDSFLTWSGASKDYYTYLRDTWRSTMPVSGSFDMYWDKALYNGVVEVESEEQQTFEFAGDVNSAARSATSMNAADLELAVYTKVGIGDGTQANNPWLQEMPDPITKATWDNYLTVSQSWATANGVKAFEGKANMVNLTAGGKTVKLPVVIQPGQAPGTVGLAVGYGRTNAGKVADGRGVDAYPILVGGAAKVEVLDEQYQVAQTQTHQTYMGRETVIQESVLSKYQKDPSAGRYHPHVSTWQEESGETSPGNLSLWKGHKYKNHHWGLAIDLNSCTGCSACHVACQSENNIPVVGRDEVIMRRDMHWMRIDRYYSSASVDNYEAMEVAAENPEVTFQPMMCQHCNNAPCETVCPVAATTHSTEGLNQMTYNRCIGTRYCANNCPYKVRRFNWFKYHDNSQFEDVNTAMSNDLGKMVLNPDVTVRSRGVMEKCSLCVQRIQYGKLEAKKEGRRPNDGDINTACASACPADAIVFGDMNDKESRIYKMLKIEDTEKADYIIEKEIGEPRAYHVLEEIGVKPNVTYLTKIRNKEESEA from the coding sequence ATGAAGGATAATAAAAAGACATACTGGAAAGGAATTGAACAGTTATCTAACGATCCTGAGTTTGTAAAAAAAGCTGAGAGCGAATTCCCTGAATTTTTACCTACTGGTAACGGTGAAGGAGAAGGTAGCACAAGAAGGGATTTTCTAAAATTGATGGGTTTTGGCGTGGCTGCAGTTTCGTTAGCAGCTTGCGAGGCTCCTGTAAGAAAGGCTATTCCTTACGTTAACAAGCCAGTGGATGTTGACCCTGGTATTCCTAACTATTATGCTTCTACATATGCATCTGGTGGTGACTATTGTAGCATCGTAGTCAAAACAAGAGAGGGTAGACCTATAAAAATCGAGGGTAATAAGCTTTCAAAAATAACGCAGGGAGGAACAAGTGCACAAGTTGATGCATCTGTTTTATCTCTTTATGATAATGAAAGATTAAGAGGCCCGAAAGCAGGCGATAAGAATACCGACTGGGAAACTCTTGATAAAGAAGTAATGACCAAGTTAGGTTCTATTGCTGCGCAAGGTGGGGCAATTAGAATTGTTTCAAATACAGTTTTGAGCCCAACAACTAAAAAGGTAATTTCTGATTTCCAGGCAAAATATCCTACAACTGAGCATGTAGCTTATGATCCTATTTCTTCTGAAGGTATGCTGGCCGCAAATGAGTCATCATTCGGTAAGCGAGCAATACCTTCTTACGATTTTAGCAAAGCAGATGTAATTGTAAGCTTTACTGCCGATTTCTTAGGAACATGGATTTCTCCTATTGAATTCACGAAACAATATAGTAAGACAAGAAAACTGAATGATGGTAAAAAGACAATGTCTCGCCACTATCAGTTTGAGTCTAATTTATCATTAACGGGATCTAATGCTGATTACCGTACAATGATTAAGCCTTCAGATGAAGGAAAGGCAGTTGCTGCACTTTATAATGCTGTTGCTGCAAAAACTGGAGGTTCTTCAGTTTCCGGTGCTGGTAAATATCCAAACATCGACAAAGCTGCAGCTGATTTATTAAAAGCGAAAGGTAAATCAATTGTTGTTTCCGGATCAAATAATGAAGGAGTTCAAACATTGGTTAACGGAATTAACAGTATGCTTTCCAACTACGGAAAGACTATTGATTTAGATAAGCATGCAAACTTCCGTCAAGGTAATGCGTCAGCTATGGATAAATTCATTACTGATGCAAAAGGCGGACAAGTTGCGGCTGTAGTATTCTACAACTGTAACCCTGTTTACAATCACACTAGAGGAGGTGAACTAAAAGCTGCTCTTGCTAAAGTTTCTCTAAAAGTGTCTACTTCTGATAGACCTGATGAAACTGCTGTGGCTTGTGATTACATAGCCCCTGATCATCATTATTTAGAGTCTTGGAACGATGCTGAGCCTAAAAAAGGCTCTTATAGCCTTGCTCAACCAACCATTACTCCAATTTTTAAAACAAGACAAGCACAAGATTCTTTCCTAACATGGTCTGGTGCTTCTAAAGATTACTATACTTATTTAAGAGATACTTGGAGAAGCACAATGCCTGTAAGTGGCAGCTTCGATATGTATTGGGATAAAGCATTATATAACGGTGTTGTTGAAGTTGAATCTGAAGAACAACAAACTTTTGAGTTTGCGGGAGATGTAAATTCTGCTGCACGTTCGGCAACTTCAATGAATGCTGCTGATCTTGAGTTGGCAGTTTACACTAAAGTTGGTATTGGTGATGGAACGCAAGCCAATAACCCTTGGCTACAGGAGATGCCGGATCCAATCACTAAGGCTACTTGGGATAACTATTTAACAGTTTCTCAATCATGGGCTACTGCAAATGGTGTAAAGGCTTTCGAAGGTAAAGCTAATATGGTAAACCTTACTGCAGGTGGAAAAACTGTAAAGCTTCCAGTTGTTATTCAACCTGGACAAGCACCAGGTACTGTTGGTTTAGCAGTTGGTTATGGAAGAACAAATGCCGGTAAAGTCGCTGATGGTAGAGGCGTTGATGCTTATCCTATATTAGTAGGTGGTGCAGCAAAAGTGGAGGTACTTGATGAACAATATCAAGTGGCTCAAACTCAGACGCATCAAACGTATATGGGAAGAGAGACTGTTATTCAAGAGTCTGTTCTTTCTAAATATCAAAAAGATCCTTCTGCTGGAAGATATCATCCGCATGTATCAACATGGCAAGAAGAGTCTGGTGAAACTTCTCCGGGTAACCTAAGTCTTTGGAAAGGTCACAAATACAAAAACCATCATTGGGGATTAGCTATTGACTTGAACTCTTGTACAGGGTGTAGCGCATGTCATGTGGCTTGTCAGTCTGAAAACAATATTCCTGTAGTTGGTAGAGACGAAGTAATTATGCGTAGAGATATGCATTGGATGCGTATCGACCGTTACTACAGCTCTGCAAGCGTAGATAACTACGAAGCAATGGAAGTAGCTGCTGAAAACCCAGAAGTTACCTTCCAACCTATGATGTGTCAGCATTGTAATAATGCTCCTTGCGAAACAGTTTGTCCTGTTGCAGCAACAACACATAGCACCGAAGGTCTTAACCAAATGACTTACAACAGATGTATTGGTACAAGATATTGTGCTAACAACTGTCCTTATAAAGTAAGAAGGTTTAACTGGTTTAAGTACCATGATAACTCTCAGTTCGAGGATGTAAACACTGCAATGAGTAATGATCTTGGTAAAATGGTGTTGAATCCTGATGTTACTGTAAGATCTAGAGGTGTAATGGAAAAGTGCTCTCTTTGTGTTCAGAGAATACAGTATGGTAAGCTTGAAGCTAAGAAAGAGGGTAGAAGACCAAATGATGGAGACATCAATACTGCTTGTGCTAGTGCGTGCCCTGCAGATGCCATTGTTTTTGGAGACATGAACGATAAAGAAAGCAGAATCTACAAAATGCTCAAAATTGAGGATACGGAGAAAGCTGACTATATTATAGAAAAGGAAATTGGTGAGCCAAGAGCATATCACGTGCTTGAGGAGATAGGTGTTAAGCCTAACGTTACTTACCTAACGAAGATTAGAAATAAAGAAGAGAGCGAAGCTTAA
- a CDS encoding c-type cytochrome gives MTQNRLFTRVLILLTLSLPLLFIGSSSYGQDEIPTEPERISEGQSLFNGNCKTCHKVHEKLVGPALKDVYDRAPSIDWIVNFVQNSSKVIASGDEYANALYEEYNKTQMTAFPSFSRDQILSILAYIKDETEKGPAVAAVPADGAAVAAGGEGSGVPSTYINAIMIGLIIVLVLILVVLILITTILQKYLNQKEDLDEDDKAIVNPTFSFDSLIKSKPFIFIVIFLFAAISFKVVINNLYAVGVQKGYAPKQPIAFSHKLHAGQYEIDCNYCHTGVRKSKSANIPSPNICMNCHSAIKTESPEIQKIYAAIENDKPIEWVRIHNLPDLAYFNHSQHVQVGGIECETCHGEIKEMEVVQQASLLTMGWCIDCHRKTDVNTKGNDYYDKLVELHEQESKEALKVEDIGGLECSKCHY, from the coding sequence ATGACGCAAAATAGATTGTTTACACGCGTTTTAATTCTTCTTACTCTTTCACTACCCCTATTATTTATTGGCTCTAGCTCATATGGGCAAGATGAAATACCTACTGAACCGGAGAGAATCAGTGAGGGGCAGTCATTATTTAATGGAAATTGTAAGACTTGTCATAAAGTACACGAAAAGCTTGTTGGTCCGGCATTAAAAGATGTGTATGATAGAGCTCCTTCTATCGACTGGATCGTAAATTTTGTTCAAAACTCTTCTAAAGTAATAGCAAGTGGCGATGAGTACGCCAACGCCCTTTATGAAGAATACAACAAAACACAAATGACTGCTTTCCCTTCGTTTTCAAGGGATCAGATACTTTCAATTTTAGCTTATATTAAAGATGAGACTGAAAAAGGTCCTGCAGTAGCAGCAGTTCCTGCTGATGGCGCAGCAGTTGCCGCGGGAGGCGAGGGATCAGGTGTTCCATCTACTTATATAAACGCTATAATGATTGGTCTAATCATAGTATTAGTACTAATCCTTGTTGTTTTAATATTAATAACAACGATTCTTCAAAAATACCTGAATCAAAAAGAAGATTTAGATGAAGATGATAAAGCAATCGTTAACCCTACATTTAGTTTTGACTCGTTAATTAAGAGTAAGCCGTTCATCTTTATTGTAATATTCTTATTTGCAGCCATCTCATTTAAAGTTGTTATTAATAACTTATATGCAGTAGGCGTTCAGAAAGGATATGCTCCAAAGCAACCAATAGCCTTCTCTCACAAATTACATGCTGGTCAGTACGAAATTGATTGTAATTACTGCCACACTGGTGTAAGAAAAAGTAAGAGTGCGAACATTCCTTCGCCAAACATCTGTATGAATTGTCATAGTGCGATCAAAACTGAGTCGCCAGAAATTCAGAAGATATATGCGGCTATAGAAAATGATAAGCCTATTGAATGGGTCAGAATTCATAACCTACCTGATTTGGCTTATTTCAACCACTCACAACACGTTCAAGTAGGTGGCATTGAGTGCGAAACTTGTCACGGAGAAATCAAAGAAATGGAGGTTGTACAGCAGGCATCATTATTAACAATGGGTTGGTGCATCGATTGTCATAGAAAAACCGATGTAAATACGAAAGGCAACGATTACTATGACAAATTAGTGGAACTTCACGAACAGGAAAGTAAAGAGGCATTAAAGGTAGAAGATATCGGAGGGTTAGAGTGCTCTAAGTGCCATTACTAA
- a CDS encoding methyltransferase domain-containing protein, translated as MAPVHFEEDYWSNRYVNHQTQWDIGSVSTPLKEYFDQLANKELKILIPGCGNAYEAAYLHDLGFKNVYILDISLLPLEEFKRKNPEFPYKHVIHGDFFLLDDTFDLIIEQTFFCALHPSERIKYAEKVKKLLSLNGKLVGLLFDDPLNDNHPPFGGSLEEYKSLFSKYFKNVSIEPCYNSIKPRDGRELFIRIGH; from the coding sequence ATGGCACCTGTACACTTTGAAGAGGACTATTGGTCGAATCGTTATGTAAATCATCAAACTCAGTGGGATATCGGCTCTGTATCCACTCCACTGAAAGAGTATTTCGATCAGCTTGCCAACAAAGAATTGAAAATTCTTATTCCTGGTTGCGGCAATGCCTATGAGGCAGCCTACTTGCATGATTTGGGATTTAAGAATGTTTATATCCTAGATATTAGTCTGCTTCCATTAGAAGAATTCAAAAGGAAAAACCCTGAATTTCCATACAAGCATGTTATACATGGCGATTTTTTTTTATTGGATGATACTTTTGATTTAATAATCGAACAGACTTTTTTTTGCGCCTTGCACCCATCAGAAAGAATTAAATATGCCGAGAAAGTAAAGAAGCTGTTATCTTTGAATGGAAAACTTGTCGGATTATTATTTGATGACCCTTTAAATGATAATCATCCTCCGTTTGGAGGGAGTTTGGAAGAGTATAAAAGCCTTTTTAGCAAGTATTTCAAAAACGTATCAATCGAACCTTGCTATAATTCTATAAAACCTAGAGATGGGCGAGAGTTGTTTATAAGAATTGGTCATTAA
- a CDS encoding chromosome segregation protein SMC yields the protein MEEQKENQNQPSNKLPENKSNKNRIIVIVLSLIVIAQAIKIYLDHQENTKQENQLINTEEELATTMQKLTDISAELDEKIAEIEKLGGDVEELQKAKADVEAELNRTRKRDRQAIADLKDKVEGFQELLKLKDEEIVKLKELNEELLTENTTLKTEKNELSTTIREINQSKEALESKVAIASQLKAENFQILAVNDRGKEREMPAKSRQVDKIKVSFNIAENNVAPIEGKNILVRIVDQKGQVIFDVAKGSGTFMYNNKEEFYTANQEILFDNSKQRLTFEYTKGSEYEEGLYTLEVYTDDYKMGSSKFEIK from the coding sequence ATGGAAGAACAAAAAGAAAATCAAAATCAGCCCTCAAATAAACTACCTGAGAACAAGAGCAATAAGAATCGAATTATTGTTATCGTGCTCTCTCTAATAGTAATTGCTCAGGCCATTAAGATTTATTTAGATCATCAAGAAAACACGAAGCAGGAAAATCAGCTAATTAATACTGAAGAAGAGCTTGCCACTACCATGCAAAAGCTCACAGATATTAGTGCTGAATTGGATGAAAAAATTGCTGAAATTGAGAAGTTAGGTGGCGATGTTGAAGAGTTACAGAAGGCTAAGGCCGATGTAGAAGCTGAGCTTAACAGAACCAGAAAAAGAGACCGACAGGCCATTGCAGATTTAAAAGATAAAGTGGAAGGCTTTCAGGAGTTACTAAAGTTAAAAGATGAAGAGATTGTGAAGTTGAAAGAGCTCAATGAAGAATTACTCACCGAAAATACCACATTAAAAACTGAGAAAAACGAGTTGTCCACTACCATTCGAGAGATCAACCAATCGAAGGAAGCACTTGAATCGAAAGTAGCAATTGCATCTCAACTTAAAGCAGAGAATTTTCAAATATTGGCTGTTAACGATCGTGGTAAAGAACGTGAGATGCCCGCCAAGAGCCGTCAGGTGGATAAAATTAAGGTCTCCTTTAATATTGCTGAAAATAATGTAGCTCCTATTGAAGGAAAGAACATATTAGTAAGAATAGTTGACCAGAAAGGTCAGGTTATTTTCGATGTGGCTAAAGGCTCAGGTACATTCATGTACAATAACAAAGAAGAGTTTTACACTGCCAACCAGGAGATATTATTCGACAACTCTAAGCAGCGTTTAACTTTTGAGTATACTAAAGGCTCCGAATATGAAGAAGGGCTTTACACGCTTGAAGTTTACACTGATGACTACAAAATGGGTTCTAGTAAGTTTGAAATAAAGTGA
- a CDS encoding DUF547 domain-containing protein: MKRFHYILLLSIILSTTAGCNANKRTDVKTSPPSHSLFNNVLDQHVKGDMVDYDGLKKNQQELLEYLHILSENPPTENWSKNEKLAYWINAYNAFTLKLIIDNYPVESITDLHPTIHIPLLNTVWHKKFFKIGGLEMSLDEIEHKILRKEFNEPRIHFAINCASVSCPPLRNEAYTAEQLDKQLDEQARAFINDKQRNVITENNPRVSKIFSWFKGDFKQSGTLISYLNKYSNIQINENADVDFLDYDWGLNDVK, translated from the coding sequence ATGAAGCGCTTTCATTACATTTTATTATTATCGATTATTCTGTCTACCACAGCCGGTTGTAATGCCAACAAACGAACTGATGTAAAAACAAGTCCACCAAGTCATAGTTTATTCAATAATGTTTTAGATCAGCATGTAAAAGGAGATATGGTTGATTATGACGGCTTAAAAAAGAACCAGCAAGAACTTTTAGAATATCTTCATATTTTAAGTGAAAACCCGCCAACAGAGAATTGGTCTAAAAACGAAAAACTTGCTTATTGGATTAATGCGTATAATGCATTTACGCTTAAGTTAATTATTGATAATTATCCTGTAGAAAGCATTACTGATTTACATCCTACTATTCACATTCCTTTGTTAAATACTGTTTGGCATAAGAAGTTTTTCAAAATTGGGGGTTTGGAAATGAGCCTCGATGAGATTGAACATAAAATTCTAAGAAAGGAATTCAATGAACCTCGAATACATTTTGCTATAAACTGTGCATCGGTTTCATGCCCACCGCTAAGAAATGAGGCTTATACTGCCGAGCAGCTAGATAAACAATTGGATGAGCAGGCAAGAGCGTTTATCAATGACAAACAGCGTAACGTCATCACTGAGAATAACCCCAGGGTTTCAAAAATATTCAGCTGGTTTAAAGGTGATTTTAAGCAAAGTGGCACATTAATATCTTACCTAAACAAATATTCAAACATTCAGATTAATGAAAATGCTGATGTCGATTTCCTAGATTATGATTGGGGTTTAAATGATGTAAAGTAG
- the rpsF gene encoding 30S ribosomal protein S6, producing MNNYETVFILNPVLSEEQMKDTVKKFVQVIKDAGAKVINEEQWGLKKLAYPIQHKSTGFYNLVEFEAASEAVDKLETEFRRDEAVMRFLTVSLDKHAVAYNDKRRNGAFRKDKKKAAKEEPVA from the coding sequence ATGAACAATTACGAGACGGTATTCATTTTAAATCCCGTTTTATCTGAAGAGCAGATGAAGGATACTGTCAAGAAGTTCGTACAGGTGATCAAAGATGCAGGCGCAAAAGTGATCAATGAAGAGCAGTGGGGCTTGAAGAAATTGGCTTACCCAATTCAGCACAAGTCTACTGGTTTTTACAACCTAGTCGAATTCGAGGCAGCCTCTGAAGCAGTAGATAAACTGGAGACAGAATTCAGAAGAGACGAAGCAGTGATGAGATTCTTAACAGTATCTTTAGACAAACACGCTGTTGCGTACAATGACAAAAGAAGAAACGGAGCATTCCGTAAAGACAAAAAGAAAGCAGCTAAGGAGGAGCCAGTAGCATGA
- the rpsR gene encoding 30S ribosomal protein S18, producing the protein MTLMNEPINRGEQGKKYCRFKKNGIKYIDYKDPDFLLKFVNEQGKILPRRLTGTSLKFQKKVSQAVKRARHLALLPYVTDSLK; encoded by the coding sequence ATGACATTAATGAACGAGCCTATTAACAGAGGCGAACAAGGAAAGAAATACTGCCGATTCAAAAAGAATGGCATTAAGTATATTGATTACAAGGATCCTGACTTCCTATTGAAGTTTGTAAATGAGCAAGGTAAAATTTTACCAAGAAGATTGACTGGTACTAGCTTGAAATTCCAGAAGAAAGTTTCTCAGGCAGTAAAAAGAGCAAGACACTTGGCATTATTACCTTACGTTACTGATTCACTAAAATAA
- the rplI gene encoding 50S ribosomal protein L9 — protein sequence MEVILKDDIQGLGYKNDTVTVKPGYARNYLIPQGFAIIANEANKKVVEENIKQAAHKAEKLKKDAEEIANKMGDLTLEIGTKAGESGKIFGAITTIQVAEGLKNKGFDIDRKKISFNPIKQVGDYKAMIDLHRDVQHEISIKVVAE from the coding sequence ATGGAAGTAATATTAAAAGACGACATACAAGGTCTTGGCTATAAGAATGATACAGTAACTGTAAAGCCAGGATATGCTAGAAACTACTTAATTCCTCAAGGTTTTGCTATTATCGCTAACGAGGCTAACAAAAAAGTAGTTGAAGAGAATATTAAGCAAGCTGCGCACAAAGCTGAAAAGTTGAAGAAAGATGCTGAAGAAATCGCTAATAAAATGGGCGATCTTACTTTGGAAATCGGAACAAAAGCTGGCGAGAGCGGTAAAATCTTTGGTGCTATCACTACTATTCAGGTAGCTGAAGGATTAAAGAACAAAGGTTTTGACATTGACAGAAAGAAAATCTCTTTCAACCCTATCAAGCAAGTAGGTGACTACAAAGCAATGATAGATTTACACAGAGATGTTCAGCACGAAATTTCTATTAAAGTAGTAGCTGAGTAA